From Brevibacillus marinus, a single genomic window includes:
- a CDS encoding GerAB/ArcD/ProY family transporter has product MSKHDAIGMLQASMLIITAIGILDHVIIIPLLLEAAGRDSWFAVLLAGILLHVWIPLIFFIMKRSGQQQLFSWLKERIGAPLACCIIALIVTDLFLMVTTTMRDVSYWTNITYLPTIPNVILVLCYTLISFYAAHSGLRSIAIVNGLLLPIVVILGFFVMTSNFPHKDYSLLFPLFEHGYKPIFLGMLYAGSGFSGIFYLVYMQHRLQTKVKLFPLMLTGFILVELTLSPLTGAIAAFGPDEASRMRFPSYEQWRLITFGHFVEHVDFFSIYQWLVGAFIRLSLGIFLIPELLNLKGKQRTRLMVGICVLMVAATQLPLSDLTFLSFLSVYQPASLFVVLLVSVVLAAVAGIQKKRVKA; this is encoded by the coding sequence ATGTCCAAGCACGACGCGATCGGCATGCTGCAGGCTTCCATGCTTATCATCACCGCGATCGGTATTCTCGACCATGTCATCATTATTCCGCTGCTGTTGGAAGCGGCAGGGCGGGATTCCTGGTTTGCCGTGCTGTTGGCCGGCATCCTGCTGCACGTATGGATCCCGCTCATCTTTTTCATTATGAAACGAAGCGGTCAGCAGCAGCTGTTCAGCTGGTTAAAGGAGCGTATCGGCGCTCCCTTGGCCTGCTGCATCATCGCGCTCATCGTGACCGATCTGTTTCTGATGGTCACGACGACGATGCGCGATGTGTCCTACTGGACCAATATCACCTACCTGCCGACCATCCCGAATGTGATCCTGGTTCTCTGTTACACGCTGATTTCGTTTTATGCCGCCCATTCCGGGCTGCGCTCGATCGCCATCGTCAACGGGCTCCTGCTGCCGATTGTGGTGATCCTTGGTTTTTTTGTCATGACGTCCAATTTTCCGCATAAAGATTACTCCTTGTTGTTTCCGCTGTTTGAACACGGCTACAAGCCGATTTTCCTCGGCATGCTGTACGCCGGATCCGGGTTTTCGGGCATCTTTTATTTGGTCTACATGCAGCACCGGCTGCAGACCAAAGTCAAGCTGTTCCCGCTCATGCTCACGGGCTTCATCCTCGTGGAATTGACCCTCAGCCCGTTGACGGGGGCGATTGCCGCCTTCGGGCCGGATGAAGCGAGCCGCATGCGCTTCCCGTCTTACGAACAGTGGCGGCTGATTACGTTCGGCCACTTTGTGGAACACGTCGACTTTTTCTCGATTTACCAGTGGCTGGTCGGCGCTTTCATCCGGTTGTCCCTCGGCATTTTCCTGATCCCCGAGTTATTGAACTTGAAGGGGAAACAACGGACGCGCTTGATGGTCGGCATCTGCGTGCTGATGGTCGCGGCAACCCAGCTTCCGCTCAGCGACCTGACGTTTCTCTCGTTCTTATCCGTGTATCAGCCCGCTTCCCTGTTTGTCGTGCTGCTCGTGTCGGTCGTCTTGGCCGCAGTCGCGGGGATCCAGAAAAAGAGGGTGAAAGCATGA
- a CDS encoding nitrilase-related carbon-nitrogen hydrolase: MWKAAAVQIHSRPAQVQDNRERALQLVEAAAKQGAKLVVLPELWHTGYHLPRETFCALAAADAEMLELMRAQAKKWGIVMVVPFAEQAGERLYNSLAVIEADGRMLGIYRKSFLWGKEKEIFVPGEKKYELFHTSLGPIGVLICYDIEFPEPSRLLTLQGAQLIVVPSVWSKQAEPRWDIQLPARALDNTVFVLGVNTVGEGSCGKSKALAPDGRLLAEASKEQEELLLAEIDWSAIEKVRREIPYLRDYDPVLQPGYRH; this comes from the coding sequence ATGTGGAAAGCAGCGGCGGTACAAATCCATTCACGGCCCGCTCAGGTGCAGGACAATCGGGAGCGGGCGCTGCAGCTGGTCGAAGCGGCAGCAAAACAGGGAGCCAAGCTGGTTGTGCTGCCCGAACTGTGGCATACGGGATACCACCTTCCGCGTGAGACGTTTTGCGCGTTGGCCGCGGCGGACGCGGAGATGCTCGAGCTGATGCGGGCCCAGGCCAAAAAGTGGGGAATCGTGATGGTCGTTCCCTTTGCCGAACAGGCGGGAGAGCGGCTGTACAATTCGTTGGCGGTGATCGAAGCCGATGGACGGATGTTGGGGATTTACCGCAAATCGTTTTTGTGGGGCAAGGAAAAAGAGATCTTTGTTCCCGGCGAGAAAAAATACGAACTGTTTCACACTTCGCTCGGACCGATCGGCGTGTTGATCTGCTACGATATCGAATTTCCCGAACCGAGCAGATTGTTGACGCTGCAGGGAGCGCAGCTGATCGTCGTGCCTTCCGTCTGGAGCAAGCAGGCGGAACCGCGCTGGGACATCCAGCTGCCGGCACGGGCGCTGGACAATACTGTTTTTGTGCTTGGCGTCAACACCGTTGGCGAAGGAAGCTGCGGCAAAAGCAAAGCGCTTGCCCCTGACGGCCGCTTGCTCGCGGAAGCGTCGAAGGAACAGGAGGAGCTTTTGCTTGCCGAAATCGACTGGTCCGCGATCGAGAAGGTGAGAAGGGAGATCCCGTACCTGCGCGATTACGATCCTGTGCTCCAACCGGGGTACCGGCACTAA
- a CDS encoding b(o/a)3-type cytochrome-c oxidase subunit 1, with the protein MEEVKNVGFGGATVGTEPFQFHPKDKLLIKAHIGFAFVALGVGALAGVLQTLQRTGVIDLPTSLGYYQLLTLHGVSLALVFTTFFIIGFLFSGVAKTAGGELSVRERMWGWIGFWLMLGGTLLALIAIGTNDASVLYTFYAPMQASPLFYTGLAGLVVGSWSSSVTIFSAFRRWRRAHPGESSPLFAYMAVATMILWDICTIGVALEVVVQLIPWSLGWVERVDVSLSRTLFWYFGHALVYFWLLPAYIYWYVNVPRLIKGKIFSNSLPRLTFILFILYSIPVGLHHQFNEPGVDSFWKFVQTVLTFFVVIPSFMTAFSILATFELAGRSQGGKGLFGWITKLPYKDVRFLAPFLGMLLFVPGGIGGIINASYQLNQVVHNTLWVTGHFHLTLGSSVVLTFFGISYMLIPVLTGRKLTRAVNYLGILQSFVWVIGMAFMSGGMHAVGLLGEPRRISYTTYGDAPITQAWLPYRQAIALGGGILFTAIILFLIIAIYLWLFAPKAEQVNEYPIGEVDADQQKPPYFLERWSIWIGVAVGLILFAYTAPFVQMFIHPAPGALPMRTW; encoded by the coding sequence GTGGAAGAGGTAAAAAACGTAGGGTTTGGCGGCGCCACCGTAGGCACCGAGCCGTTTCAATTCCATCCGAAAGACAAATTGCTGATCAAGGCCCACATCGGGTTTGCCTTTGTTGCCCTGGGGGTAGGCGCGTTGGCCGGCGTGCTGCAGACGCTGCAGCGGACTGGTGTCATCGATCTGCCGACATCGCTGGGGTACTATCAGCTGCTCACCCTGCACGGGGTAAGCCTGGCCCTTGTTTTTACCACCTTTTTCATCATCGGATTTCTCTTTTCCGGGGTAGCGAAAACCGCAGGGGGAGAGCTGTCCGTGCGGGAACGGATGTGGGGCTGGATCGGCTTTTGGCTGATGCTCGGCGGAACGCTGCTCGCCCTGATCGCGATCGGCACCAACGATGCGTCCGTTCTCTACACGTTTTATGCGCCAATGCAAGCATCGCCGCTGTTTTACACCGGCTTGGCCGGTCTGGTGGTCGGCAGCTGGAGCAGCAGCGTCACCATCTTCTCGGCATTCCGCCGCTGGCGGCGGGCGCACCCCGGCGAATCCTCGCCGCTGTTCGCCTATATGGCCGTGGCGACGATGATTTTGTGGGACATTTGCACCATCGGTGTGGCACTGGAAGTGGTGGTCCAGCTCATTCCCTGGTCGTTGGGCTGGGTGGAGCGGGTGGACGTGTCGCTCAGCCGCACGTTGTTCTGGTACTTCGGCCACGCCTTGGTCTATTTCTGGCTCCTGCCCGCCTATATCTACTGGTACGTCAATGTGCCGCGGCTGATCAAAGGAAAGATTTTCAGCAACTCGCTTCCCCGGCTCACGTTTATCCTGTTTATCCTGTACTCCATTCCTGTCGGGCTGCACCATCAGTTCAACGAGCCGGGCGTGGACTCTTTCTGGAAATTCGTGCAGACGGTCCTTACCTTTTTTGTCGTGATCCCCTCGTTCATGACCGCCTTTTCCATCTTGGCCACCTTTGAACTGGCCGGACGTTCCCAGGGGGGAAAAGGTCTGTTTGGCTGGATTACCAAGCTGCCGTACAAAGACGTGCGTTTTCTCGCCCCCTTTCTGGGGATGCTCCTTTTCGTGCCGGGCGGAATCGGCGGGATCATCAACGCCAGCTATCAGCTCAATCAGGTTGTGCACAATACGCTGTGGGTCACCGGACATTTTCACCTGACCCTCGGTTCCAGTGTCGTGCTTACCTTCTTCGGCATTTCCTACATGCTGATTCCGGTCTTGACTGGCCGCAAACTCACCCGCGCCGTCAATTATCTGGGCATTCTGCAATCGTTCGTCTGGGTGATCGGGATGGCCTTTATGTCCGGCGGCATGCACGCTGTCGGGCTGTTGGGCGAACCGCGGCGGATCAGTTACACCACCTATGGCGACGCGCCGATCACGCAGGCGTGGCTCCCCTACCGGCAAGCCATCGCCCTGGGCGGGGGCATCCTGTTCACGGCGATTATCCTGTTCCTGATCATCGCCATCTATCTGTGGCTGTTCGCCCCCAAGGCGGAACAGGTAAATGAGTACCCCATCGGCGAAGTAGACGCGGACCAGCAAAAGCCGCCATATTTCCTGGAACGGTGGTCAATCTGGATCGGCGTAGCCGTCGGCCTGATCCTCTTCGCATATACGGCGCCGTTCGTGCAGATGTTCATCCATCCCGCGCCGGGAGCGCTGCCGATGCGGACGTGGTGA
- a CDS encoding amino acid ABC transporter ATP-binding protein, which translates to MIIQVKELHKSYGSTEVLKGISCTVQEGEVVCVIGPSGSGKSTFLRCLNLLEQVTSGEVIINGHSLTDPKTDINQVRSEVGMVFQRFNLFPHMKVIDNVTLAPVKVRRVSRAEAYETGMELLRKVGLESKAHVYPDNLSGGQMQRVAIARALAMNPKIILFDEPTSALDPELVGEVLTVMKDLAREGMTMVVVTHEMGFAREVADRVIFMDQGIIMEEGKPEQIFTNPQNARTREFLQKVL; encoded by the coding sequence TTGATCATCCAGGTAAAAGAACTGCACAAGTCTTACGGCAGCACGGAGGTTTTAAAGGGGATTTCCTGCACCGTGCAGGAAGGGGAGGTCGTTTGCGTGATTGGCCCTTCCGGCTCGGGGAAAAGCACCTTTTTGCGCTGTCTGAACCTGCTGGAACAGGTGACGAGCGGCGAAGTGATCATCAACGGTCACTCTTTGACCGATCCGAAAACGGATATCAACCAGGTGCGAAGCGAAGTGGGGATGGTTTTTCAACGCTTCAACCTGTTTCCCCATATGAAGGTAATCGACAATGTCACTCTGGCGCCGGTGAAAGTGCGCCGTGTGTCGCGCGCGGAAGCGTATGAAACGGGGATGGAACTGCTTCGCAAAGTGGGGTTGGAAAGCAAAGCGCACGTCTACCCGGACAATCTTTCCGGGGGGCAAATGCAGCGGGTGGCCATTGCCCGGGCGCTCGCGATGAATCCCAAGATTATCCTCTTCGATGAACCTACCTCTGCGCTGGACCCCGAGCTGGTGGGCGAAGTGTTGACGGTCATGAAAGATCTCGCGCGCGAGGGGATGACGATGGTCGTCGTGACCCATGAAATGGGGTTTGCCCGCGAGGTGGCTGATCGCGTGATCTTTATGGACCAGGGCATTATCATGGAAGAAGGAAAACCGGAACAGATCTTCACCAATCCGCAGAATGCACGGACAAGAGAATTTTTGCAAAAAGTGCTGTGA
- a CDS encoding spore germination protein: MNKWHYLRRFFPEKQQTQPSEAQSAAAPAEHVHTSLQENEAWANQTFRDCDDVIRETIHIHEGQGAKLLLVYSVGLADASRINQTIIPSLRNFLRESYPQPLDAPSLLNQWSISSLEPIEYLDNLVLPVFQGHLVIFIDGIASAFSLDISNPPNRKPEEASTENTIRGPRDAFIEDLSINVALVRKRLPTSSLCFELYHLGRRSRTKTGLLYIKDIIRPDVVAEVQRRLANIDMDAVFSSNELEELLAEAKWSLFPQFEYTGRPDHVVASLLRGRFAILLDGVPTAIIAPTNLTLVVKSSEDLHSSYAFVAFGRLLRMLGLCISLFLPAFYLSFATHHQDQLPLSMLATIVMSRKGTPLPTPIECLIMLFMFELFREAGMRLPSMIGQTLTVVGGLIIGDAAIRAGLTSATLLVVIGTAAVATFSLVNQTLVGAVSILRVLISIVTAFLGLFGFLLSVFAILVYLANLRSFGIPYLAPISPINMRDFVHSLFRAPASKIQKRPDILDTRDSTRRGNSN; encoded by the coding sequence ATGAACAAGTGGCACTACCTGCGTCGATTTTTCCCGGAAAAACAGCAAACGCAGCCCAGCGAGGCGCAGTCTGCCGCTGCCCCCGCAGAACATGTCCACACCTCTTTACAAGAGAATGAAGCGTGGGCCAACCAAACGTTTCGCGATTGTGACGACGTGATCAGGGAAACCATCCACATCCATGAGGGGCAGGGCGCCAAGCTCCTGCTGGTGTACAGCGTCGGGCTGGCCGATGCGTCGCGGATCAATCAAACGATCATTCCCAGCCTGCGCAATTTCCTAAGGGAAAGCTACCCCCAGCCGCTTGATGCGCCATCGCTGCTCAACCAGTGGTCCATCTCCTCGCTGGAACCGATTGAATACCTGGACAACCTGGTGCTGCCGGTGTTCCAAGGGCATTTGGTGATCTTCATTGACGGCATAGCCTCCGCCTTTTCCTTGGACATCTCCAATCCGCCCAACCGGAAACCCGAAGAGGCCAGTACGGAAAATACGATTCGCGGTCCGCGCGACGCGTTTATCGAAGATCTCTCTATCAATGTTGCGCTCGTGCGCAAGCGGCTGCCGACCAGTTCGTTGTGCTTCGAGCTGTACCATCTCGGCCGGCGCAGCAGGACGAAAACCGGGCTTTTGTACATCAAGGATATCATTCGCCCGGACGTGGTAGCAGAAGTACAGCGGCGGCTGGCCAACATCGACATGGACGCGGTGTTTAGCAGCAATGAACTGGAAGAGCTGCTCGCTGAAGCAAAATGGAGCCTGTTTCCGCAGTTCGAATACACCGGCCGCCCCGATCACGTCGTGGCCTCCTTGTTGCGCGGCCGTTTTGCGATTCTGCTCGACGGCGTACCGACCGCGATCATCGCGCCGACCAATTTGACGCTGGTCGTCAAGTCTTCGGAAGACCTGCACAGCTCGTATGCGTTTGTCGCCTTCGGCCGCTTGCTGAGGATGCTGGGCCTCTGTATTTCCTTGTTTTTGCCCGCTTTTTACCTCAGCTTCGCCACGCATCATCAGGATCAGCTGCCCTTGTCGATGCTGGCCACGATTGTCATGTCACGCAAGGGGACCCCGCTGCCCACGCCGATCGAATGCCTGATCATGCTGTTCATGTTTGAGCTGTTCCGGGAAGCGGGGATGCGCCTGCCCAGCATGATCGGGCAGACGCTGACCGTAGTCGGCGGGTTGATTATTGGCGATGCGGCGATTCGCGCCGGACTGACCAGCGCCACGCTGCTGGTCGTGATCGGGACGGCGGCGGTCGCCACGTTTTCCCTGGTGAATCAAACGCTGGTGGGAGCGGTCAGCATCCTGCGAGTCTTGATCAGCATCGTTACGGCTTTTCTGGGTCTGTTCGGGTTTCTCCTGTCCGTGTTCGCGATTCTCGTTTATCTGGCCAATCTGCGTTCCTTTGGCATTCCCTATCTGGCCCCGATTTCGCCGATTAATATGCGCGACTTTGTCCATTCCCTGTTTCGCGCTCCCGCTTCCAAAATTCAAAAACGGCCGGACATCCTGGACACGCGTGACTCGACGAGACGGGGGAACAGCAACTAA
- a CDS encoding Ger(x)C family spore germination protein, with the protein MKTIPWRKAVLAFLFFPLLAGCLETEELEHMFYVHAIGIDYRDGLYTVYAQILDFSTFAKQEGGGGDSETEEGAWVGKGTGDSLQDALHQLYGTSQRRIYWGHLNSIILHESLMKLGVKEVFDLITRFSELRYTLWVFGTREPLQDVLLAAPILESTPVFSQIGDPDDVYEQSSFVLRKRLYRIIYELNEPGRTLLVPMLALTPGHWADRQHKFDSLRVGGVAIIENEKWQGWLSRPQLLGLRWVQTETVRTPLLLGPEKQPEAVLMLERPDVQINPTVRNGKAYFTINLELTGTISEMLQKRSESELIQQAKERIRAEIRNTYREGLKKKTDVLNLLDALYRKNLPAWKKLTRSGEEFILDETSLANINVRVRIIASGRTLGPFSANHSKSRSKKTMLIE; encoded by the coding sequence ATGAAAACGATTCCTTGGCGAAAGGCAGTACTGGCTTTTTTGTTCTTTCCCTTGTTGGCGGGGTGTCTGGAAACGGAGGAACTGGAGCATATGTTTTACGTCCATGCGATTGGGATTGATTATCGCGATGGGCTGTATACGGTTTACGCGCAAATCCTCGATTTTTCTACGTTTGCCAAGCAGGAAGGGGGCGGGGGAGACTCAGAGACAGAAGAAGGGGCCTGGGTGGGCAAGGGGACCGGCGATTCGCTCCAGGATGCGCTGCATCAGCTGTACGGCACGTCGCAACGGAGAATTTACTGGGGGCACCTCAATTCGATTATCCTGCACGAATCGCTCATGAAACTGGGCGTCAAAGAGGTGTTTGATTTAATCACCCGCTTCAGCGAGCTGCGCTATACGCTGTGGGTCTTTGGAACGCGCGAGCCGCTGCAAGACGTGCTGCTGGCCGCCCCCATCCTGGAATCGACGCCTGTTTTTTCGCAGATCGGCGATCCCGATGACGTCTATGAACAAAGTTCATTTGTCCTCCGCAAGCGCTTGTATCGCATCATCTACGAATTGAACGAACCGGGCCGAACCCTGCTCGTTCCCATGCTCGCGCTGACCCCGGGGCACTGGGCCGACCGCCAGCACAAGTTTGATTCACTGCGCGTCGGCGGAGTGGCGATTATCGAGAACGAGAAGTGGCAGGGCTGGCTGTCGCGGCCGCAGCTCCTCGGGCTTCGCTGGGTGCAAACGGAAACCGTTCGCACCCCGCTGCTGCTGGGCCCGGAAAAGCAGCCGGAAGCCGTTCTGATGCTGGAGCGGCCCGATGTGCAAATCAATCCCACCGTCCGCAACGGAAAGGCCTACTTTACGATCAATCTTGAGCTCACGGGCACGATCTCGGAAATGCTGCAAAAAAGGTCGGAGTCGGAGTTGATCCAGCAAGCGAAAGAAAGGATCCGCGCGGAAATCAGGAACACGTATCGGGAAGGGCTCAAAAAAAAGACAGATGTTCTCAATCTGCTGGATGCCCTCTACCGCAAAAACCTGCCCGCATGGAAAAAACTGACGCGATCAGGGGAGGAGTTTATCCTGGACGAGACTTCGCTGGCGAACATCAATGTGCGGGTGCGGATCATCGCCAGCGGCAGGACGTTAGGTCCGTTTTCGGCCAACCACAGCAAATCCCGCTCGAAAAAAACGATGCTGATCGAGTAA